The following coding sequences lie in one Cannabis sativa cultivar Pink pepper isolate KNU-18-1 chromosome 5, ASM2916894v1, whole genome shotgun sequence genomic window:
- the LOC115716688 gene encoding uncharacterized protein LOC115716688 isoform X1: protein MEVQSNDDDMLQKPLSPPIDTHQNDDMMQKPPSPPSIDTNQNQDMLEKPPSPPIDTHQNQDMLLKPPSPPIDTHQNDDMLQKPPSPPPIVTHQNQDMLQKPPSPPPIDTHQNEDMLQKPPSSFIDTHQNEDMLQKPPSPFIDTHQDQDTVVPDVLNHREEEEPPKLEITKNEARAILEVIASTGKFWHEWDKLKATLSFQLKQVLLEYPEAKMTIEEQNASLRETFTELVKRLDEALHSFDQGPPFTLQRLCEILLNARGIYPNLSKLALALEKNLLVTSMLTISTDPYPQPKAILIEPIEPEKASEEPPKMESDSTAAAPQNGVEDSSGDKDEVMTEVDEADTVDNMTIDMEALESFVESTETNTAPPNS, encoded by the exons ATGGAGGTGCAATCGAATGATGATGATATGCTTCAAAAGCCACTAAGTCCCCCCATTGATACTCATCAAAATGATGATATGATGCAAAAGCCACCAAGTCCTCCCTCCATTGATACTAATCAAAATCAGGATATGCTGGAAAAGCCACCAAGTCCCCCCATTGATACTCATCAAAATCAGGATATGCTGCTAAAGCCACCAAGTCCCCCAATTGATACCCATCAAAATGATGATATGCTGCAAAAGCCACCAAGTCCTCCCCCCATTGTTACTCATCAAAATCAGGATATGCTGCAAAAGCCACCAAGTCCTCCCCCCATTGATACCCATCAAAATGAAGATATGCTGCAAAAGCCACCAAGTTCCTTCATTGATACCCATCAAAATGAAGATATGCTGCAAAAGCCACCAAGTCCCTTCATTGATACCCATCAAGATCAGGATACTGTGGTTCCTGATGTGCTGAATCATAG AGAGGAAGAAGAGCCACCGAAGCTTGAGATTACTAAAAATGAAGCTAGAGCCATACTTGAAGTTATTGCATCCACTGGGAAGTTCTG gcatgAGTGGGACAAGTTAAAGGCTACCTTATCCTTTCAGCTGAAGCAG GTTTTGTTGGAGTATCCTGAGGCGAAAATGACAATTGAAGAGCAAAATGCTTCTCTAAGAGAAACATTCACCGAGCTGGTAAAAAGGTTGGATGAAG CTCTCCATAGCTTTGATCAAGGTCCCCCATTTACTCTTCAGAGGCTGTGTGAG ATCCTCTTGAATGCCCGGGGCATTTATCCGAATCTCTCCAAGCTTGCACTAGCACTCGAAAAG AATCTCCTAGTGACATCTATGCTTACAATCTCCACCGATCCATATCCTCAACCAAAGGCGATATTGATAGAGCCAATCGAACCAGAAAAGGCTAGTGAAGAACCACCGAAAATGGAATCTGATTCTACTGCTGCTGCCCCACAAAATGGGGTAGAAGACTCGAGTGGTGATAAAGATGAAGTAATGACAGAGGTAGATGAAGCTGATACAGTTGACAACATGACCATCGACATGGAAGCCTTGGAGAGTTTTGTTGAATCTACCGAAACAAACACCGCACCCCCGAACTCATAA
- the LOC115716788 gene encoding protein TOPLESS-RELATED PROTEIN 2 isoform X1, which produces MSSLSRELVFLILQFLDEEKFKETVHKLEQESGFFFNMKHFEDQVQAGEWDEVERYLCGFTKVEDNRYSMKIFFEIRKQKYLEALDRQDRAKAVEILVKDLKVFASFNEELFKEITQLLTLDNFRQNEQLSKYGDTKSARNIMLIELKKLIEANPLFRDKLAFPAFKSSRLRTLINQSLNWQHQLCKNPRPNPDIKTLFTDHSCNPTANGSRPPPTNNLVGPIPKAGAFPPIGAHGPFQPVVSPSPTSIAGWMSNSNPSLSHPSVAGPPPGLVQQSSAAAFLKHPRTPTGVTGMDYQSADSEHLIKRIRTGPSDEVSFSGVMHSGAYSQDDIPKNLVRTLSQGSNVMSMDFHPQQQTILLVGTNVGDISLWEVGSRERMVHKPFKVWDIQSASMPLQSALLSDAGISVNRCVWGSDGLMLGVAFSKHIVQIYTYNPTGELRQHLEIDAHVGGVNDIAFAHPNKQHCIVTCGDDKMIKVWDAVAGRRLYIFEGHEAPVYSVCPHYKENIQFIFSTAIDGKIKAWLYDCLGSRVDYDAPGQWCTMMSYSADGTRLFSCGTSKEGESHLVEWNESEGAIKRTYSGFRKRSLGVVQFDTTRNRFLAAGDEFQIKFWDMDSTNMLTAVDADGGLPASPRLRFNKEGSLLAVTTNDNGIKILANNDGLRLIRMLESRAMDKSRGPSEPINSKPLIVNALGPVSNVSPAVAQSMERPNIMPPSVSISSHSPAENSRLVDVKPRIVDDVDKIKSWKIPDIADPSLIKPLRLPDSGNAAKVVKLIYTNNGLTLLALTSNAVHKLWKWQRSERNPSGKATACIMPQLWQPPSGTHMTNDINENKPPEESGACIALSKNDSYVMSASGGKVSLFNMMTFKVMTTFMPPPPAATFLAFHPQDNNIVAIGMEDSTIQIYNVRVDEVKTKLKGHQTRITGLAFSQTLNVLVSSGADAQLCMWSIDGWEKKKVRSIQAQVGRQPPSSGETKVQFHNDQTHLLVTHETQIGIYDSKLECIRSWYPKEALAAPISSAIYSCDGLLVYVSFCDGAVGVFDADSLRLRCRIAPSAYLQSSVLSSNSSVYPVVIAAHPSEPNQVALGMTDGSVHVVEPSDVELKWGGTPSQDNGSLPSNSSNPSLSGQASEQHPSR; this is translated from the exons ATGTCTTCGTTAAGTAGGGAATTGGTGTTCTTAATTTTACAGTTTTTAGATGAGGAGAAGTTCAAGGAGACTGTTCACAA ATTAGAGCAAGAGTCtggtttcttcttcaatatGAAACATTTTGAGGATCAAGTCCAGGCTGGAGAGTGGGATGAAGTTGAGCGCTATTTATGCGGGTTTACCAAGGTTGAAGATAATCGGTATTCAATGAAGATTTTCTTTGAAATCAGGAAACAAAAGTATTTGGAAGCTCTTGATAG GCAGGATAGAGCTAAAGCTGTTGAGATTCTTGTAAAGGATCTTAAGGTTTTTGCATCTTTCAATGAGGAACTTTTCAAGGAGATCACCCAGTTACTGACTCTTGATAATTTTAG GCAAAATGAGCAGCTTTCCAAGTATGGGGACACAAAATCAGCCCGAAACATCATGCTTATCGAACTTAAAAAGTTAATTGAGGCAAATCCTTTGTTTCGTGATAAACTTGCATTCCCAGCTTTCAAAAGTTCGCGTCTAAGGACCTTAATTAATCAGAG TCTAAATTGGCAGCATCAACTTTGCAAGAATCCTCGTCCAAACCCTGATATAAAAACACTATTTACCGATCATTCTTGCAACCCAACTGCTAATGGATCTCGTCCTCCACCTACAAACAATCTTGTTGGACCAATTCCCAAGGCTGGTGCATTTCCTCCTATTGGTGCCCACGGT CCATTTCAACCAGTTGTGTCCCCATCTCCTACTTCCATTGCTGGTTGGATGTCGAATTCTAATCCATCTTTGTCTCATCCTTCTGTGGCAGGACCACCTCCTGGACTTGTTCAGCAATCTAGTGCGG CTGCATTCTTGAAACACCCAAGGACTCCTACAGGTGTGACGGGGATGGATTATCAATCAGCTGACTCAGAGCACTTGATTAAGCGCATTCGTACTGGACCTTCTGATGAG GTATCATTCTCTGGCGTAATGCATTCTGGTGCTTATTCACAAGATGACATTCCCAAAAATCTTGTGCGGACCCTTAGTCAAGGATCTAATGTTATGAGCATGGATTTTCATCCTCAGCAACAAACTATACTGCTAG TTGGGACAAATGTTGGTGACATTAGTCTTTGGGAAGTTGGCTCTCGGGAGAGGATGGTACATAAACCGTTTAAGGTTTGGGATATACAATCTGCTTCAATGCCATTGCAG TCAGCTTTGTTAAGTGATGCTGGAATATCTGTGAATCGGTGTGTTTGGGGATCAGATGGGCTAATGCTTG GAGTTGCATTTTCAAAGCACATTGTCCAGATATATACTTACAATCCAACTGGAGAACTCCGACAACATTTGGAG ATCGATGCTCATGTGGGTGGTGTTAATGACATTGCTTTTGCCCATCCCAATAAGCAACATTGCATTGTTACTTGTGGAGATGATAAGATGATCAAG GTATGGGACGCTGTAGCTGGACGCAGACTATATATATTTGAAGGTCACGAAGCTCCAGTATATTCTGTTTGTCCTCATTACAAAGAAAATATTCAG TTCATATTTTCAACTGCTATTGATGGGAAAATTAAAGCTTGGCTTTATGATTGCTTGGGTTCAAGAGTGGATTATGATGCTCCTGGACAATGGTGCACTATGATGTCATATAGTGCAGATGGAACTAG GCTCTTCTCATGCGGAACAAGTAAGGAGGGCGAATCCCATCTTGTAGAGTGGAATGAAAGTGAAGGAGCTATCAAACGTACATATTCTGGTTTTAGGAAGAGATCTTTAGGTGTTGTTCAGTTTGACACAACAAGAAATCGGTTCTTAGCTGCTGGTGAcgaatttcaaattaagttcTGGGATATGGACAGTACCAACATGTTGACAGCTGTTGATGCCGATGGGGGTTTGCCT GCTAGTCCTAGATTGAGATTTAACAAAGAAGGGTCATTGTTGGCAGTCACAACAAATGACAACGGCATTAAGATTTTAGCTAACAATGATGGGTTGCGCCTGATAAGGATGCTGGAGAGCAGGGCTATGGATAAGAGCCGAGGCCCTTCTGAGCCTATCAATTCTAAG CCACTGATTGTTAATGCACTAGGCCCAGTGTCCAATGTTTCTCCTGCTGTTGCTCAAAGCATGGAACGTCCTAATATAATGCCTCCTTCCGTGTCTATCAGTAGTCAT AGTCCTGCAGAAAATAGCAGACTTGTCGATGTTAAACCACGCATTGTTGATGATGTAGACAAAATTAAGAGCTGGAAGATTCCAGATATTGCAGATCCATCTCTTATTAAACCTTTGCGATTGCCTGATTCCGGAAATGCTGCAAAG GTGGTTAAGCTGATTTACACGAATAATGGCCTAACTTTGCTGGCACTCACTTCAAATGCTGTTCATAAGCTCTGGAAATGGCAGCGTAGTGAAAGAAATCCGTCGGGAAAG GCTACTGCTTGTATCATGCCCCAGTTGTGGCAGCCTCCTAGTGGAACTCATATGACAAACgacataaatgaaaataaaccaCCCGAGGAATCTGGCGCATGCATTGCTTTATCTAAAAATGATTCTTATGTTATGTCAGCATCTGGCGGAAAGGTTTCGTTGTTCAACATGATGACTTTTAAG GTGATGACAACTTTTATGCCCCCTCCTCCTGCGGCAACATTTTTGGCATTCCATCCTCAAGACAACAATATTGTTGCCATCGGAATGGAGGATTCTACAATTCAAATTTACAATGTTCGGGTTGATGAG GTTAAAACTAAACTTAAAGGTCATCAGACACGGATTACAGGGCTTGCATTTTCTCAAACCCTTAATGTGTTGGTTTCTTCAGGAGCTGATGCTCAG TTGTGTATGTGGAGCATTGATGGATGGGAAAAGAAGAAAGTAAGATCCATACAAGCGCAAGTTGGTCGTCAACCCCCGTCATCTGGAGAAACTAAAGTTCAGTTTCATAATGATCAAACCCATCTGTTGGTTACCCATGAAACTCAGATCGGCATTTATGATAGCAAGCTCGAATGTATACGTTCA TGGTATCCAAAAGAAGCACTTGCAGCTCCCATCTCGAGTGCAATATACTCGTGTGACGGATTGCTGGTGTACGTTTCCTTCTGTGATGGTGCGGTTGGTGTTTTTGATGCTGATAGCTTGAGACTCAGATGTCGAATAGCGCCTTCTGCTTACTTACAATCGTCGGTTCTCAG CAGCAACAGCTCGGTCTATCCTGTAGTCATTGCAGCTCACCCGTCTGAGCCTAACCAAGTTGCACTGGGAATGACAGACGGCTCGGTACATGTAGTGGAGCCATCAGATGTGGAGCTGAAATGGGGCGGAACACCTTCTCAAGATAACGGGTCACTCCCTTCGAATTCATCGAACCCTTCACTGAGTGGCCAAGCCTCGGAACAACACCCTTCTAGGTGA
- the LOC115716788 gene encoding protein TOPLESS-RELATED PROTEIN 2 isoform X2 has translation MSSLSRELVFLILQFLDEEKFKETVHKLEQESGFFFNMKHFEDQVQAGEWDEVERYLCGFTKVEDNRYSMKIFFEIRKQKYLEALDRQDRAKAVEILVKDLKVFASFNEELFKEITQLLTLDNFRQNEQLSKYGDTKSARNIMLIELKKLIEANPLFRDKLAFPAFKSSRLRTLINQSLNWQHQLCKNPRPNPDIKTLFTDHSCNPTANGSRPPPTNNLVGPIPKAGAFPPIGAHGPFQPVVSPSPTSIAGWMSNSNPSLSHPSVAGPPPGLVQQSSAAAFLKHPRTPTGVTGMDYQSADSEHLIKRIRTGPSDEVSFSGVMHSGAYSQDDIPKNLVRTLSQGSNVMSMDFHPQQQTILLVGTNVGDISLWEVGSRERMVHKPFKVWDIQSASMPLQSALLSDAGISVNRCVWGSDGLMLGVAFSKHIVQIYTYNPTGELRQHLEIDAHVGGVNDIAFAHPNKQHCIVTCGDDKMIKVWDAVAGRRLYIFEGHEAPVYSVCPHYKENIQFIFSTAIDGKIKAWLYDCLGSRVDYDAPGQWCTMMSYSADGTRLFSCGTSKEGESHLVEWNESEGAIKRTYSGFRKRSLGVVQFDTTRNRFLAAGDEFQIKFWDMDSTNMLTAVDADGGLPASPRLRFNKEGSLLAVTTNDNGIKILANNDGLRLIRMLESRAMDKSRGPSEPINSKPLIVNALGPVSNVSPAVAQSMERPNIMPPSVSISSHSPAENSRLVDVKPRIVDDVDKIKSWKIPDIADPSLIKPLRLPDSGNAAKVVKLIYTNNGLTLLALTSNAVHKLWKWQRSERNPSGKATACIMPQLWQPPSGTHMTNDINENKPPEESGACIALSKNDSYVMSASGGKVSLFNMMTFKVMTTFMPPPPAATFLAFHPQDNNIVAIGMEDSTIQIYNVRVDEVKTKLKGHQTRITGLAFSQTLNVLVSSGADAQLCMWSIDGWEKKKVRSIQAQVGRQPPSSGETKVQFHNDQTHLLVTHETQIGIYDSKLECIRSWYPKEALAAPISSAIYSCDGLLVYVSFCDGAVGVFDADSLRLRCRIAPSAYLQSSVLSNSSVYPVVIAAHPSEPNQVALGMTDGSVHVVEPSDVELKWGGTPSQDNGSLPSNSSNPSLSGQASEQHPSR, from the exons ATGTCTTCGTTAAGTAGGGAATTGGTGTTCTTAATTTTACAGTTTTTAGATGAGGAGAAGTTCAAGGAGACTGTTCACAA ATTAGAGCAAGAGTCtggtttcttcttcaatatGAAACATTTTGAGGATCAAGTCCAGGCTGGAGAGTGGGATGAAGTTGAGCGCTATTTATGCGGGTTTACCAAGGTTGAAGATAATCGGTATTCAATGAAGATTTTCTTTGAAATCAGGAAACAAAAGTATTTGGAAGCTCTTGATAG GCAGGATAGAGCTAAAGCTGTTGAGATTCTTGTAAAGGATCTTAAGGTTTTTGCATCTTTCAATGAGGAACTTTTCAAGGAGATCACCCAGTTACTGACTCTTGATAATTTTAG GCAAAATGAGCAGCTTTCCAAGTATGGGGACACAAAATCAGCCCGAAACATCATGCTTATCGAACTTAAAAAGTTAATTGAGGCAAATCCTTTGTTTCGTGATAAACTTGCATTCCCAGCTTTCAAAAGTTCGCGTCTAAGGACCTTAATTAATCAGAG TCTAAATTGGCAGCATCAACTTTGCAAGAATCCTCGTCCAAACCCTGATATAAAAACACTATTTACCGATCATTCTTGCAACCCAACTGCTAATGGATCTCGTCCTCCACCTACAAACAATCTTGTTGGACCAATTCCCAAGGCTGGTGCATTTCCTCCTATTGGTGCCCACGGT CCATTTCAACCAGTTGTGTCCCCATCTCCTACTTCCATTGCTGGTTGGATGTCGAATTCTAATCCATCTTTGTCTCATCCTTCTGTGGCAGGACCACCTCCTGGACTTGTTCAGCAATCTAGTGCGG CTGCATTCTTGAAACACCCAAGGACTCCTACAGGTGTGACGGGGATGGATTATCAATCAGCTGACTCAGAGCACTTGATTAAGCGCATTCGTACTGGACCTTCTGATGAG GTATCATTCTCTGGCGTAATGCATTCTGGTGCTTATTCACAAGATGACATTCCCAAAAATCTTGTGCGGACCCTTAGTCAAGGATCTAATGTTATGAGCATGGATTTTCATCCTCAGCAACAAACTATACTGCTAG TTGGGACAAATGTTGGTGACATTAGTCTTTGGGAAGTTGGCTCTCGGGAGAGGATGGTACATAAACCGTTTAAGGTTTGGGATATACAATCTGCTTCAATGCCATTGCAG TCAGCTTTGTTAAGTGATGCTGGAATATCTGTGAATCGGTGTGTTTGGGGATCAGATGGGCTAATGCTTG GAGTTGCATTTTCAAAGCACATTGTCCAGATATATACTTACAATCCAACTGGAGAACTCCGACAACATTTGGAG ATCGATGCTCATGTGGGTGGTGTTAATGACATTGCTTTTGCCCATCCCAATAAGCAACATTGCATTGTTACTTGTGGAGATGATAAGATGATCAAG GTATGGGACGCTGTAGCTGGACGCAGACTATATATATTTGAAGGTCACGAAGCTCCAGTATATTCTGTTTGTCCTCATTACAAAGAAAATATTCAG TTCATATTTTCAACTGCTATTGATGGGAAAATTAAAGCTTGGCTTTATGATTGCTTGGGTTCAAGAGTGGATTATGATGCTCCTGGACAATGGTGCACTATGATGTCATATAGTGCAGATGGAACTAG GCTCTTCTCATGCGGAACAAGTAAGGAGGGCGAATCCCATCTTGTAGAGTGGAATGAAAGTGAAGGAGCTATCAAACGTACATATTCTGGTTTTAGGAAGAGATCTTTAGGTGTTGTTCAGTTTGACACAACAAGAAATCGGTTCTTAGCTGCTGGTGAcgaatttcaaattaagttcTGGGATATGGACAGTACCAACATGTTGACAGCTGTTGATGCCGATGGGGGTTTGCCT GCTAGTCCTAGATTGAGATTTAACAAAGAAGGGTCATTGTTGGCAGTCACAACAAATGACAACGGCATTAAGATTTTAGCTAACAATGATGGGTTGCGCCTGATAAGGATGCTGGAGAGCAGGGCTATGGATAAGAGCCGAGGCCCTTCTGAGCCTATCAATTCTAAG CCACTGATTGTTAATGCACTAGGCCCAGTGTCCAATGTTTCTCCTGCTGTTGCTCAAAGCATGGAACGTCCTAATATAATGCCTCCTTCCGTGTCTATCAGTAGTCAT AGTCCTGCAGAAAATAGCAGACTTGTCGATGTTAAACCACGCATTGTTGATGATGTAGACAAAATTAAGAGCTGGAAGATTCCAGATATTGCAGATCCATCTCTTATTAAACCTTTGCGATTGCCTGATTCCGGAAATGCTGCAAAG GTGGTTAAGCTGATTTACACGAATAATGGCCTAACTTTGCTGGCACTCACTTCAAATGCTGTTCATAAGCTCTGGAAATGGCAGCGTAGTGAAAGAAATCCGTCGGGAAAG GCTACTGCTTGTATCATGCCCCAGTTGTGGCAGCCTCCTAGTGGAACTCATATGACAAACgacataaatgaaaataaaccaCCCGAGGAATCTGGCGCATGCATTGCTTTATCTAAAAATGATTCTTATGTTATGTCAGCATCTGGCGGAAAGGTTTCGTTGTTCAACATGATGACTTTTAAG GTGATGACAACTTTTATGCCCCCTCCTCCTGCGGCAACATTTTTGGCATTCCATCCTCAAGACAACAATATTGTTGCCATCGGAATGGAGGATTCTACAATTCAAATTTACAATGTTCGGGTTGATGAG GTTAAAACTAAACTTAAAGGTCATCAGACACGGATTACAGGGCTTGCATTTTCTCAAACCCTTAATGTGTTGGTTTCTTCAGGAGCTGATGCTCAG TTGTGTATGTGGAGCATTGATGGATGGGAAAAGAAGAAAGTAAGATCCATACAAGCGCAAGTTGGTCGTCAACCCCCGTCATCTGGAGAAACTAAAGTTCAGTTTCATAATGATCAAACCCATCTGTTGGTTACCCATGAAACTCAGATCGGCATTTATGATAGCAAGCTCGAATGTATACGTTCA TGGTATCCAAAAGAAGCACTTGCAGCTCCCATCTCGAGTGCAATATACTCGTGTGACGGATTGCTGGTGTACGTTTCCTTCTGTGATGGTGCGGTTGGTGTTTTTGATGCTGATAGCTTGAGACTCAGATGTCGAATAGCGCCTTCTGCTTACTTACAATCGTCGGTTCTCAG CAACAGCTCGGTCTATCCTGTAGTCATTGCAGCTCACCCGTCTGAGCCTAACCAAGTTGCACTGGGAATGACAGACGGCTCGGTACATGTAGTGGAGCCATCAGATGTGGAGCTGAAATGGGGCGGAACACCTTCTCAAGATAACGGGTCACTCCCTTCGAATTCATCGAACCCTTCACTGAGTGGCCAAGCCTCGGAACAACACCCTTCTAGGTGA
- the LOC115716688 gene encoding uncharacterized protein LOC115716688 isoform X3, whose amino-acid sequence MEVQSNDDDMLQKPLSPPIDTHQNDDMMQKPPSPPSIDTNQNQDMLEKPPSPPIDTHQNQDMLLKPPSPPIDTHQNDDMLQKPPSPPPIDTHQNEDMLQKPPSPFIDTHQDQDTVVPDVLNHREEEEPPKLEITKNEARAILEVIASTGKFWHEWDKLKATLSFQLKQVLLEYPEAKMTIEEQNASLRETFTELVKRLDEALHSFDQGPPFTLQRLCEILLNARGIYPNLSKLALALEKNLLVTSMLTISTDPYPQPKAILIEPIEPEKASEEPPKMESDSTAAAPQNGVEDSSGDKDEVMTEVDEADTVDNMTIDMEALESFVESTETNTAPPNS is encoded by the exons ATGGAGGTGCAATCGAATGATGATGATATGCTTCAAAAGCCACTAAGTCCCCCCATTGATACTCATCAAAATGATGATATGATGCAAAAGCCACCAAGTCCTCCCTCCATTGATACTAATCAAAATCAGGATATGCTGGAAAAGCCACCAAGTCCCCCCATTGATACTCATCAAAATCAGGATATGCTGCTAAAGCCACCAAGTCCCCCAATTGATACCCATCAAAATGATGATATGCTGCAAAAGCCACCAAGTCCTCCCCC CATTGATACCCATCAAAATGAAGATATGCTGCAAAAGCCACCAAGTCCCTTCATTGATACCCATCAAGATCAGGATACTGTGGTTCCTGATGTGCTGAATCATAG AGAGGAAGAAGAGCCACCGAAGCTTGAGATTACTAAAAATGAAGCTAGAGCCATACTTGAAGTTATTGCATCCACTGGGAAGTTCTG gcatgAGTGGGACAAGTTAAAGGCTACCTTATCCTTTCAGCTGAAGCAG GTTTTGTTGGAGTATCCTGAGGCGAAAATGACAATTGAAGAGCAAAATGCTTCTCTAAGAGAAACATTCACCGAGCTGGTAAAAAGGTTGGATGAAG CTCTCCATAGCTTTGATCAAGGTCCCCCATTTACTCTTCAGAGGCTGTGTGAG ATCCTCTTGAATGCCCGGGGCATTTATCCGAATCTCTCCAAGCTTGCACTAGCACTCGAAAAG AATCTCCTAGTGACATCTATGCTTACAATCTCCACCGATCCATATCCTCAACCAAAGGCGATATTGATAGAGCCAATCGAACCAGAAAAGGCTAGTGAAGAACCACCGAAAATGGAATCTGATTCTACTGCTGCTGCCCCACAAAATGGGGTAGAAGACTCGAGTGGTGATAAAGATGAAGTAATGACAGAGGTAGATGAAGCTGATACAGTTGACAACATGACCATCGACATGGAAGCCTTGGAGAGTTTTGTTGAATCTACCGAAACAAACACCGCACCCCCGAACTCATAA
- the LOC115716688 gene encoding uncharacterized protein LOC115716688 isoform X2, translated as MEVQSNDDDMLQKPLSPPIDTHQNDDMMQKPPSPPSIDTNQNQDMLEKPPSPPIDTHQNQDMLLKPPSPPIDTHQNDDMLQKPPSPPPIVTHQNQDMLQKPPSPPPIDTHQNEDMLQKPPSPFIDTHQDQDTVVPDVLNHREEEEPPKLEITKNEARAILEVIASTGKFWHEWDKLKATLSFQLKQVLLEYPEAKMTIEEQNASLRETFTELVKRLDEALHSFDQGPPFTLQRLCEILLNARGIYPNLSKLALALEKNLLVTSMLTISTDPYPQPKAILIEPIEPEKASEEPPKMESDSTAAAPQNGVEDSSGDKDEVMTEVDEADTVDNMTIDMEALESFVESTETNTAPPNS; from the exons ATGGAGGTGCAATCGAATGATGATGATATGCTTCAAAAGCCACTAAGTCCCCCCATTGATACTCATCAAAATGATGATATGATGCAAAAGCCACCAAGTCCTCCCTCCATTGATACTAATCAAAATCAGGATATGCTGGAAAAGCCACCAAGTCCCCCCATTGATACTCATCAAAATCAGGATATGCTGCTAAAGCCACCAAGTCCCCCAATTGATACCCATCAAAATGATGATATGCTGCAAAAGCCACCAAGTCCTCCCCCCATTGTTACTCATCAAAATCAGGATATGCTGCAAAAGCCACCAAGTCCTCCCCC CATTGATACCCATCAAAATGAAGATATGCTGCAAAAGCCACCAAGTCCCTTCATTGATACCCATCAAGATCAGGATACTGTGGTTCCTGATGTGCTGAATCATAG AGAGGAAGAAGAGCCACCGAAGCTTGAGATTACTAAAAATGAAGCTAGAGCCATACTTGAAGTTATTGCATCCACTGGGAAGTTCTG gcatgAGTGGGACAAGTTAAAGGCTACCTTATCCTTTCAGCTGAAGCAG GTTTTGTTGGAGTATCCTGAGGCGAAAATGACAATTGAAGAGCAAAATGCTTCTCTAAGAGAAACATTCACCGAGCTGGTAAAAAGGTTGGATGAAG CTCTCCATAGCTTTGATCAAGGTCCCCCATTTACTCTTCAGAGGCTGTGTGAG ATCCTCTTGAATGCCCGGGGCATTTATCCGAATCTCTCCAAGCTTGCACTAGCACTCGAAAAG AATCTCCTAGTGACATCTATGCTTACAATCTCCACCGATCCATATCCTCAACCAAAGGCGATATTGATAGAGCCAATCGAACCAGAAAAGGCTAGTGAAGAACCACCGAAAATGGAATCTGATTCTACTGCTGCTGCCCCACAAAATGGGGTAGAAGACTCGAGTGGTGATAAAGATGAAGTAATGACAGAGGTAGATGAAGCTGATACAGTTGACAACATGACCATCGACATGGAAGCCTTGGAGAGTTTTGTTGAATCTACCGAAACAAACACCGCACCCCCGAACTCATAA